GGGCGTTCGTATAGTTCAACACGAGCAAATTTTATAAAATAAACAGGAACGACTATAACCGCTATGCAAAACCATACAGCTGATCCACCAAGTTCTAATCTTTCAAAATCAAATCCATTTAAAAACAAGGCTACTATCACCGGTAAGAAAAGCATAACTAAAGCCAGCAAAATGGTTTGTATCGTCCTTTGTGGCGAATTAAATCTAAGCTTTACGGGCTGCAATTTACCATCAAGTTCTAGAAAAAAAACAGGCGGGATAACCTTTTTCTTAATCTCTTTTTTGTCCTTGACTAATTCTCCATTGACACGTCGGAAAGGACCACCAGATGATGTAAAAATTTTATATTCGCCCTTCACCTTGAATTTGTTTTTAACAGTGTCGCTATAAATTGCAAACATAACAACCAGCATTACAAGCCCAAACATAGCTGTAATTTCAAGGCTATCGGCTGCATTCCAATTAAAATAGCGTAAAGCTGCATATAACGTTGCACTTGCTAATATCGTAGTTGTCAAAGCCTTGAACCACCACGGAATAAAATAATATTTATGTTTTTTTTCTGACCTCACACTCACTTTTCCAGTCTGCCCATTGACGGCTGCCATGTCATTGCCCGAACATATATAATATACAGGCAGCAAAACTGGCATTCTCAATACAGATTCTGTGTTAGTAGTAATATCTACAGCTTTAGTTTCTAATGTTTTTTGAACAACGGGTGCATAGTCATTGCTAACTTCATCATCTACTCGTAAGACAAGGTGTTTTTTATCAATATCGCCAACTTTTACTCTATGCCCAGCAACATAAGAAAAATCAAATGGCTGCAACTCGTTCAACTCAAAAGGTTCCATGCTGTCTAAAAGCAGATTATCAAGTTGTTTTGAGCAATTGACAAAAACATTATCTACAAATCCCCTGCAATTATAAGTGCTATGTGCATCCATGCGGCTAACTTTAGAACTAACTGGACCTCTAATCAATTCATAAGGGAGATAAAATCCTTTTAATTGGGTGATTTTTTTCTTAAAATTTTTCGCTTCTTTCCTTCGAGAATTTGCATTGCACCAATCAAGCATACATTTGTGAGCTTCTTTCTCAGTGATTCGAAAAGGAATTACAAGTTCAGGCATCTCCTCCGATGAAAAAAAATCCTTTCTAACTAGAGAGCGTCCACAGAATGGGCATTTGGACAGCGCTTCACCTTCTTCAAAAACAATTGTGCCACCACATCCTGAGCAATTTGCACTTAGCAAACGGTATTTTTCTGCACTTTCCTTGATTTTGGTCTGTTGTATACTTCTAAAACCTTGATTCTGAGCAATTGCCTCATTTATTCCAACCTCACCATTGCAATGAGAACATAAATACTGCCCCTTGATTATATTAAATTCCGCAGGAGCTCCGCAACTCGGACAATGAATGTCAGAAAAATTACCATACATAGCTATTTAAACTTTCAATAATCTTTCGCAAGTTAAACAAATTATTGTTCTTTTGAATAAAAAAGCAATGCAATTCAATGGAAAAATCTTGCTGAAAATCATCAATTTAAACAAATATATTAATCTAAAATCCTTATAACAAGCATAATAAGAAATATTAAAAATCAAAAACCTAATTTATAATTAAAATTTTCATAATTTTTTAGTAAAATAAAAATATGTATCTTTGACATCCTTAAAAAAAAATAAAAAAACAATAAAGAAAAAATAAATATGGAAAACGTCTTTCAAGGATTAGAACCAAAACTTTTATGGCAATACTTTTATGAAATATGTCAAATACCACGTGCTTCTAAAAAAGAAGAGAAAATAGTAAACTATTTATTGGAATTTGGGAAAAAACATAATCTTGAAACCATTTCTGATGAGGTTGGTAATGTCGTTATTCGTAAAAAAGCCACTAAGGGCTACGAAAATAAGCCTTGGGTAGCTCTACAAAGCCACGTTGACATGGTTTGCGAAAAAGAAGCAGATAGCAAACATAATTTCGACACAGACCCGATAATACCTTATATTGATGGCGAATGGGTAAAAGCAAAAGGAACAACATTAGGAGCTGATGATGGCATAGGAGTTGCCGCTCAACTTGCTTTACTTGCATCTTCTGATATTGAACATGGACCAATTGAATGTCTTTTCACTGTAGATGAAGAAACTGGACTAACAGGAGCTTTTGCATTAAAATCGGATATGCTAAAAAGTAGAATTCTGCTTAATCTTGATAGCGAAGATGAAGGAGAATTATTTATAGGCTGTGCTGGCGGCAAAGACACTGTAGGAACACGCTACTTTACAACTGAGCCAGTTCCTGAGGGAATGATAGCTCTAGAAATAGTTGTTGGTGGGCTTAAAGGCGGACACTCAGGAGATGATATTCATAAAGGATTTGGAAATGCAAATAAAATATTAGGTCGTGTAATATGGCAAATAAATAATGACTATAAAATAAAATTATCTTCTTTTGATGGAGGAAATCTTCGTAATGCAATTGCTAGAGATGCAAAATGCGTAATTTTAATCCAGCCAAATAAAGAAAACGAAATAGTTTCATTTATTAATTCTTGTAATAAAATTATTAAAGATGAGCTATTTGTTACAGATCCTAATGTGTATATTTCTGTATCAAAAACAGACATACCTGAGCAAGTCATTGATAGTAAAACAGTTTCAAAATTAATTAACTTGATTTACGCAATGCCTCATGGTGTGTTTGCTTGGTCTCAAGATATTCCAAATTTTGTAGAAACATCAACAAATTTAGCTTCTATAAAAATTGCTAATAATGCTATAACTATTTGTACAAGCCAACGAAGCTCTGTTGAGAGTGCTAAGCAAAACATTGTAAATATGGTTGCTTCAGTATTCAATCTTGCTGGTTTTGAGTATAAACACAGTAATGGTTATCCTGGCTGGAAACCAAATCCTCAAAGTAAAATACTAAAAATCACTACTGAGCAATTTAAAAAACAATTTGGCTACGAACCTATTGTTAGAGCTATCCATGCAGGCTTGGAATGCGGCTTGTTTAGCGAAAAATTTGAAAATATAGACATGGTTTCATACGGACCTACATTACGTAATGTGCATAGCCCAGACGAAAAGCTGCTAATACCTACTGTAGAACGCTTTTGGAATTTAACTTTAAACATTTTAAAAAACCTTTAAATCAAATTATAATTATGAGAAAATTTATCTTAATTCTTGCTTTAACCGGCGTAATGGTTTCACATTCCGGTTGTTTTGGCGAATTTGCCTTAACTAGAAAACTTTACTCTTGGAACTCCCAAGTTGGTGGAAAATTTGTAAATAACCTAATTTTCTGGGGTCTTTCTATTATTCCAGCTTACGGAGTTGTTGGTTTTATTGATCTTATTATTCTAAACACCATTGAATTTTGGACTGGAAGCAATCCAGCTGCTATGGCTCCTGGTGATGTTGAAGTTCAATACGCAAATGTTGATGGTCGCCAATTTAAAATGACTGCTCAACACAATAACTTTATTGTTGAAGAGCTAACAACCGATGGATACCAACTTCGCAATGAATTTACATTTGATGATGTAAATAATAAATTTATTGTAACAAATGGTATAGAAACTAAAGTTTTTGCTACTAAATAAATTTATTTAGCAATAAAAAAATAAAAAGCTGCTCTTATTTCGGGCAGCTTTTTTTTAATATTCAGGTTCTACGTAATTTTTAGGAAATTTTGGTGTTACACCGCTATAAAATTGAGATATTTCTTCCATATCCTTTGAAAAATCTCCTGATGGGTAAAAAGCCTTACCAACACAACCTTTTTTCTTTTTATAATCTAAATAAGTTAATAACATCGGAATTTCCGCTTCTAGAGCTATTCTATAAAAACCTTTTTTCCAGTGCGGATTTGGCTTTCTTGTTCCTTCTGGAGTGATGCCTAAAATTAATTCATCGTATTTTTCAAATAAATTCACCATATCACCAACAATACCTCCAGGATTTTTTCTATTTACTGGAATACCGCCAGCTAGTTTTAAAAAAATATTTAAAGGAAAAATAAAAGATTCTTTTTTAATCATAAATCGCACTCTAATATCCAAAGCATTGTAAAACAACCTTCCCATTACAAAATCACAATTTGATGTATGCGGAGCTACCACCATCACTGCTTTTTTTATGTCCGTTGAAACATCATAGCTATATGTCCAGCCTAAAAGCCGCAATATTCCTTTTGAAATTAAAATTCTAGGAATACGAATAAATTTCCAGCGATTTCGTTCTTTTGTTAGTGCCATTATAAACACAAAGATAGAATAATATTTTCGCTAAAAATGAAAAATTATATTTTTTTAAAGTAAAATAAATTGTATAGTTTTGTCCAACTAATCCTTAAAATATTATGAGAACTTTTCTAATAATCTTTTTTTTCATAAGCATAGAATTTGTATTTGCTCAAATTGACGATTTCCCAAAAGATGAAAGCTGCACAAGTATTATGGCAGGGAAAAAAGCAACTACTGATGGTTCAGTTATTACAAGCCACACTTGCGATGGCAAATACCGCACATGGCTAAATGTAGTGAAAGGTGCAGATTTTAAAGATGATGCGATGCTAGATATTTACAGCGGAACAATGGTAACCGAAACACCTTGGGATACTCGTGGAATTGAAAAAAAAGGTAGTATAAAACAAGCTGCAAAAACTTTTACATACCTAAACACAGCATATCCTTGCATGAATGAAAAACAGCTTATAATCGGCGAAAGCACTATCTCTGGTAAAAAAGAATTAGTGAATAATGATGGGCTTTTTAAGATAGAGAACTTGCAGGCAATTGCGCTGCAACGCTGCTCTACTGCAAGAGATGCAATAAAACTCATTGGCGAATTAGTAAAAGAATTTGGCTACGGAGATAATGGCGAATGCCTTACAATTGCAGATAAAAACGAAGTTTGGATGCTTGAAATTTTTGGCGAAGGTCCTAATAAAAAAGGCGCTGTGTGGGCAGCTCAACGCATTCCTGACAATGAAGTTGGAGTAAGTGCTAATATTAGCCGTATAAGCGAAATAAATTTAAAAGATAAAAACTATTTTATGGCTTCTGAAAACGTGTTTGAAGTTGCTAAAAATATGGGATTTTGGGACGGCGAAGAACCTTTTAAGTTTTGGAAAGCATATAGCGGCGCAAAGCCTTTTCAAGTAAGAGAGTATTTCATACTTTCAACTCTTGCTCCTTCGCTTAATTTAGATTTTAACGCAGAAGAACTGCCTTTTTCTGTAAAACCCGACAAAAAAATATCTGTAAGAGATGTTTTTGATCTTCTCCGCTCCGTTTTTGAAGGAACTCAATGGGATATGACCAAAAACTTGTCCATGATTGTTTCTCGTAAAGATAGCATAGGCAATCCTATTAGTGACACAATAAAATCTCCTTATGCTAACCCTTGGATGCGTGGTGAAATGCTGAGAATGCTTAATTACCAAAACAAAGACGCCGTTACTTTCCAACGTACATGCGCTGTTGCTTGGTGTTCATATAGTTTTGTAGGGCAATGCAGAGATTGGCTACCAGATGAAATTGGCGGTGTGTGCTGGTTCTCTTTCGATAATCCTGCTGAAAGCCCAAGAATACCTATTTTTTGCGGAACATTAAGCCTGCCTGAATCTTTCAACTATTCAGGACAATTTGACTTTAATGAAAAGTCAGCTCACTGGCAATACAGGCAAGCAAATAGACTTGCAACCATACGTTGGGGCGAAGGACGTAAAATTATTGAGCCTGCTATATTAGAATTTGAAAATAAAGTTTTTAACGAATTAGAATACATCGAAAAAACCGCATTAAATCTATATAAAGAAGATAAGAAAAACGATTTTAAAACAAGCAAATGCTCCGATTATCTAAGCAATTGCACGAATAATTATTATCAAATATCTTCTAATCAATGGATTGAAATTAGAAATAAACTGTGGACGAATTTAAAGCTGCATTTTTAAACATATTTTTACTATAAAAATTAATCTATTATTAAAGTTGTATCTTTGCTAATAAATAAATATAAAAATGACAGATTTTAGAACACTTCCAAAAATAACAACGCATATATTGCAAGAAATGAAGCTGAAAGGCGAGAAAATATCTATGCTAACAGCCTATGATTATTCAATGGCAAAAATTATTGATAGAGCAGGAATAGACATTGTGCTTGTAGGCGACTCAGCTTCAAATGTAATGGCAGGGAACGAAACAACTCTCCCAATCACTTTGGAGCAAATGATTTATCATGCAACATCTGTGGTTCACGCAGTTGACCGCGCTTTAATAGTTGTTGACTTACCTTTTGGCACTTATCAAGGTGATTCTAAGCAAGCTTTAAAATCATCTATTCGCATCATGAAAGAAGCTGGAGCAAGTGCAATTAAAATAGAAGGTGGTGAAGAAATTATTGATAGCGTAAAACGAATACTTTCCGCAGGGATTCCTGTTATGGGACATTTAGGACTTATGCCACAGTCAATTTATAAATATGGCACATACGCAGTTAGAGCAACAGAAAACGAAGAAGCTGAAAAATTAATTAATGATGCTTTATTGCTTGAAAAAGCCGGATGCTTTGCAATAGTATTGGAAAAAATTCCAGCTATGCTAGCTAAAAAAGTAACAGAAAAACTTAAAATTCCTGTAATTGGAATTGGAGCAGGACGCCATTGCGATGGACAAGTTTTAGTTTTACACGATATGCTTGGCATCAATCAGGATTTTTCGCCTAGATTTTTACGCAGATACCATAATTTATACGCTGAAATAACTGGTGCTGTTACAAATTACATTGCTGACGTAAAAAGCAACGACTTCCCTAGCGAAAAAGAACAATATTAGCCTAAATACAATTATTCAATTTGTTTTATGAGCAATTTTGACTTAAAAAACAGAATATTGTATGAAGATAACCATATTATTGTAGTAGTAAAACTTCATGGCGAGATTTCGCAAGGAGACAAAACTAACGACGTTACCCTACCCGACTTAATAAAAGATTATATTAAAAAAAAATATAATAAACCGGGGAACGTGTTTCTTGGAGTTGTACATAGATTAGACAGACCTGTCGGCGGAGTGATGGTTTTTGCTAAAACCTCAAAAGCTCTAAAAAGGCTAAATGCAGAATTCAGCAATAAAACCGCTCGCAAAACATATTTAGCTATTACTTGCGCAAAGCCAAATCCAGAACAGAATAAAATAAAACATTTTTTAGAAAAAAACGAAAAGCTAAATAAATCTTTTGTAAGCGACAAATCTTCAGCAAAATCTAAAGAAGCAATATTAAGATATAAATGGCTTGGCGATTCTGACAAATATTCTCTTGTTGAAATTGAGCTATTAACAGGTCGCCACCATCAAATACGTGCTCAAATGGCTCATATAGGCTGTGTTATAAAAGGCGATTTGAAATATGGCGCAAAACGCTCTAATCCTGATGGCAATCTTTCTCTTTTAGCTTGGAAACTGTCTATAAAGCATCCTATTTCTAATAATGAAATGTTTTTTACAGCTCCATTGCCACAAGAACAGCCATGGATTGAATTATCAAAATTTTTAAAAGAAGATTGATTTTTTAACTATTATTATAAAAAGCTCCTGTTTACAGATTTAAATGACATAAACTTAAGAATATATGAATAAAAAAAATTTAGTTTGCGGAGTTGATATTGGCGGAACTAATACTACTGCTGGACTCGTTTCTCCTGAAGGAAAAATTATACTAAAGAAAAACATACCCACAACAAGTCACGCATCTGTTGAAGAATACATATCTGACTTATCTGCAATAATAAAAGAAATGGTATGCGAAGCAGAATGTAATCTAACAGGAATTGGCATAGGAGCTCCAAACGGAAATTTCTATAATGGAACGATTGAATTTGCAGCAAATCTACCTTGGAAAGGAATAATTGATTTTGTAAAACTGATGAAGCAACATTTTCCTACTCAAGAAATAATTCTAACCAACGACGCAAACGCAGCTGCTTGGGGAGAAAAAATATATGGAGCTGCAAAAGACGAAAGCGATTTTATTATGATTACTCTTGGAACTGGCGTTGGAAGCGGAATTATTGCAGATGGAAAAATCATTTATGGACATGATGGCTTTGCAGGTGAAATTGGGCATACTATTTTATATCCTAACGGACGAGAATGCGGCTGTGGAAAAAAAGGATGCTTGGAAACTTATACATCAGCTTCTGGCATTGTTAAAACAGCAATAGAACTATTAAACGAAAAAAACACTAACTCTTTATTAAATAATATTTCAAAAGAGAAAATCACATCTAAAGTTATTGCAAATGCTGCATTACAAGGCGATGCCGTTGCCTTAGAAATTTTTGACAAAACAGCTTATTATCTCGCTTGGAAAATAGCTGATGCTGTAGCTCTCACAAGCCCTTCGTCTGTATATATCTTTGGAGGCGTAGCAAAAGCTGGAGACCTGCTAATGGTGCCAATGAAAAAATATTTTAATGACTTCCTACTTCAAATACATAAAAACAAAGTGCAACTCAAATGGTCTGCCCTACCCGACAATGATGCAGCAATACTTGGCGCAGCTTCTTTAATACAAAAAAACTAAATAAATTTTTATCTTAACTGCAATTTTTTTTGCAAAATGTGATAACAAAATAATGTCATAGAAAACATGCAGTGTCTTATTCTTCTTTGTAAAGTGTTGATAATCAGGCAATTACGGTGTGCGACCGCCGCGTAAAACATTGATAATCAAGCAGTTACGTGGCGATGACTATTTTACTTAGGTGCGGCAGCGTAAGTTGCTGATAATCAGATGGTTATGAGCTGCCACCCCAACTATACTCAATCCCTACGCCTGCTCTACGTAAAACACTGATAATAACAGAGTTACGTAAATAAACTGTAACAAACCTAACAGGTTTCTAAAACCTGTCAGGTTTAAAGTATTGAAATTTTACTTCTATGTGCCTGTTCACTTAAGTAGCTGGTAATCAACAAGTTACGGTGTGCGGTCGCATCCGCATAACACCTTGGTAATCAAACAATTACACATATTAGCTGACTAAAAGTAGCTTTTCTGCAAAATTTTTTGTAAAATTTAAAATACAAAAAATTTTGCAGAAAGAAATAGCAAATAAGTTTTTTATTACCAACCACTAATTTGCAAAGTATTGATAATCAATATATTACGCCCAGCGAACACAAAACAAAACAAATCACAACAACCAAATAGCTAAAAACAACTAATTAAAAAAATAATGTTTAATCATTAAATCTATATTTAAACTATTTTTTTAAATTTGTAAAATAAGAACTACGCTAAATTCTTAGATGCTTTAGTAAAAATAAAAGAATTGATTATCAATATTATACATAAAAAATATGTCTTTATAATTTGCAGCTTGGTGCTTATGCCTTATTGTTATGCACAGGGACAAACAGAACAATATAAAGTTGTAAATATTGACTCTACAGAAAGTAATTATTTTATTTTCTTTTCTCAAGATTTGCAAACAAAAGCACAAGATGCAGACATTCCATTCTTAATAAAAAAAGACAATGATCAT
This DNA window, taken from Bacteroidales bacterium, encodes the following:
- a CDS encoding aminoacyl-histidine dipeptidase codes for the protein MENVFQGLEPKLLWQYFYEICQIPRASKKEEKIVNYLLEFGKKHNLETISDEVGNVVIRKKATKGYENKPWVALQSHVDMVCEKEADSKHNFDTDPIIPYIDGEWVKAKGTTLGADDGIGVAAQLALLASSDIEHGPIECLFTVDEETGLTGAFALKSDMLKSRILLNLDSEDEGELFIGCAGGKDTVGTRYFTTEPVPEGMIALEIVVGGLKGGHSGDDIHKGFGNANKILGRVIWQINNDYKIKLSSFDGGNLRNAIARDAKCVILIQPNKENEIVSFINSCNKIIKDELFVTDPNVYISVSKTDIPEQVIDSKTVSKLINLIYAMPHGVFAWSQDIPNFVETSTNLASIKIANNAITICTSQRSSVESAKQNIVNMVASVFNLAGFEYKHSNGYPGWKPNPQSKILKITTEQFKKQFGYEPIVRAIHAGLECGLFSEKFENIDMVSYGPTLRNVHSPDEKLLIPTVERFWNLTLNILKNL
- a CDS encoding DUF3332 family protein, translated to MRKFILILALTGVMVSHSGCFGEFALTRKLYSWNSQVGGKFVNNLIFWGLSIIPAYGVVGFIDLIILNTIEFWTGSNPAAMAPGDVEVQYANVDGRQFKMTAQHNNFIVEELTTDGYQLRNEFTFDDVNNKFIVTNGIETKVFATK
- a CDS encoding acyltransferase, whose translation is MALTKERNRWKFIRIPRILISKGILRLLGWTYSYDVSTDIKKAVMVVAPHTSNCDFVMGRLFYNALDIRVRFMIKKESFIFPLNIFLKLAGGIPVNRKNPGGIVGDMVNLFEKYDELILGITPEGTRKPNPHWKKGFYRIALEAEIPMLLTYLDYKKKKGCVGKAFYPSGDFSKDMEEISQFYSGVTPKFPKNYVEPEY
- a CDS encoding dipeptidase; amino-acid sequence: MRTFLIIFFFISIEFVFAQIDDFPKDESCTSIMAGKKATTDGSVITSHTCDGKYRTWLNVVKGADFKDDAMLDIYSGTMVTETPWDTRGIEKKGSIKQAAKTFTYLNTAYPCMNEKQLIIGESTISGKKELVNNDGLFKIENLQAIALQRCSTARDAIKLIGELVKEFGYGDNGECLTIADKNEVWMLEIFGEGPNKKGAVWAAQRIPDNEVGVSANISRISEINLKDKNYFMASENVFEVAKNMGFWDGEEPFKFWKAYSGAKPFQVREYFILSTLAPSLNLDFNAEELPFSVKPDKKISVRDVFDLLRSVFEGTQWDMTKNLSMIVSRKDSIGNPISDTIKSPYANPWMRGEMLRMLNYQNKDAVTFQRTCAVAWCSYSFVGQCRDWLPDEIGGVCWFSFDNPAESPRIPIFCGTLSLPESFNYSGQFDFNEKSAHWQYRQANRLATIRWGEGRKIIEPAILEFENKVFNELEYIEKTALNLYKEDKKNDFKTSKCSDYLSNCTNNYYQISSNQWIEIRNKLWTNLKLHF
- the panB gene encoding 3-methyl-2-oxobutanoate hydroxymethyltransferase — translated: MTDFRTLPKITTHILQEMKLKGEKISMLTAYDYSMAKIIDRAGIDIVLVGDSASNVMAGNETTLPITLEQMIYHATSVVHAVDRALIVVDLPFGTYQGDSKQALKSSIRIMKEAGASAIKIEGGEEIIDSVKRILSAGIPVMGHLGLMPQSIYKYGTYAVRATENEEAEKLINDALLLEKAGCFAIVLEKIPAMLAKKVTEKLKIPVIGIGAGRHCDGQVLVLHDMLGINQDFSPRFLRRYHNLYAEITGAVTNYIADVKSNDFPSEKEQY
- a CDS encoding RluA family pseudouridine synthase; the protein is MSNFDLKNRILYEDNHIIVVVKLHGEISQGDKTNDVTLPDLIKDYIKKKYNKPGNVFLGVVHRLDRPVGGVMVFAKTSKALKRLNAEFSNKTARKTYLAITCAKPNPEQNKIKHFLEKNEKLNKSFVSDKSSAKSKEAILRYKWLGDSDKYSLVEIELLTGRHHQIRAQMAHIGCVIKGDLKYGAKRSNPDGNLSLLAWKLSIKHPISNNEMFFTAPLPQEQPWIELSKFLKED
- a CDS encoding ROK family protein codes for the protein MNKKNLVCGVDIGGTNTTAGLVSPEGKIILKKNIPTTSHASVEEYISDLSAIIKEMVCEAECNLTGIGIGAPNGNFYNGTIEFAANLPWKGIIDFVKLMKQHFPTQEIILTNDANAAAWGEKIYGAAKDESDFIMITLGTGVGSGIIADGKIIYGHDGFAGEIGHTILYPNGRECGCGKKGCLETYTSASGIVKTAIELLNEKNTNSLLNNISKEKITSKVIANAALQGDAVALEIFDKTAYYLAWKIADAVALTSPSSVYIFGGVAKAGDLLMVPMKKYFNDFLLQIHKNKVQLKWSALPDNDAAILGAASLIQKN